The following are encoded in a window of Haloplanus vescus genomic DNA:
- a CDS encoding IMPACT family protein, whose protein sequence is MSDADAEAYLTVAERGQAEFEVKGSEFIGHVAPADSLAEAEAFVSEVRDAYADATHNVPAYRVPEGDMLREWASDDGEPTNSAGKPALNVLVQREVRNVVAVVTRYYGGVNLGVGGLARAYARGVSDAVDEAGVVEERPHERFTVTVEYDDSGTVRGILESAGAEFDAAYEADVTFDVRVPIDEADALRDRLRSATGGRVKLP, encoded by the coding sequence ATGAGCGACGCCGACGCCGAGGCGTACCTGACCGTCGCCGAACGCGGCCAAGCCGAGTTCGAGGTGAAGGGCTCGGAGTTCATCGGCCACGTCGCCCCCGCCGACTCCCTCGCCGAGGCAGAGGCGTTCGTGAGCGAGGTGCGCGACGCCTACGCCGACGCCACGCACAACGTCCCCGCGTACCGCGTCCCCGAGGGCGACATGCTCCGCGAGTGGGCGAGCGACGACGGCGAACCCACCAATTCGGCGGGCAAGCCCGCGCTGAACGTCCTCGTCCAGCGAGAGGTGCGCAACGTCGTCGCCGTCGTGACGCGGTACTACGGCGGCGTCAACCTCGGCGTCGGCGGGTTGGCCCGCGCCTACGCCCGCGGCGTGAGCGACGCCGTCGACGAGGCGGGCGTCGTCGAAGAACGCCCCCATGAGCGGTTCACCGTCACCGTCGAGTACGACGACTCCGGTACCGTCCGGGGCATCCTCGAAAGTGCGGGCGCCGAGTTCGACGCCGCCTACGAGGCCGACGTGACGTTCGACGTGCGCGTCCCCATCGACGAGGCGGACGCCCTCCGTGACCGACTCCGGAGCGCGACCGGCGGGCGGGTCAAGTTGCCGTGA
- the upp gene encoding uracil phosphoribosyltransferase, translating to MTIEDRDEAHLITHALAKDTLSKIRDVETEQVAFRKGLVKLGRICGYEIIDGAMDTEYVSIETPMAETTGERVKGLDDVVIINVLRAATPFVEGLLKAFPRAKQGVISAGRDEEAGMNEEGEFPITIDYVKLPEIGPEDTVIVADPMLATGSTMTAVLEHVLEDADPENVLVLSAVSAPAGLLRVREAIPEADLLTVSIDDHLDDDGFIVPGLGDAGDRAFRTK from the coding sequence ATGACCATCGAAGACCGAGACGAGGCCCACCTCATCACGCACGCGCTTGCCAAGGACACGCTCTCGAAGATTCGGGACGTGGAGACCGAACAGGTCGCCTTCCGCAAGGGGCTCGTGAAACTCGGCCGCATCTGTGGCTACGAAATCATCGACGGCGCGATGGACACGGAGTACGTCTCCATCGAGACGCCGATGGCGGAGACGACCGGTGAGCGCGTCAAAGGCCTCGACGACGTGGTCATCATCAACGTCCTCCGCGCCGCGACGCCGTTCGTCGAAGGCCTGTTGAAGGCGTTCCCCCGCGCCAAGCAGGGCGTCATCAGCGCCGGGCGCGACGAGGAGGCCGGCATGAACGAGGAGGGCGAGTTTCCCATCACCATCGACTACGTGAAACTCCCCGAAATCGGCCCGGAGGACACCGTCATCGTCGCCGACCCCATGCTCGCCACGGGGTCGACGATGACCGCCGTCCTCGAACACGTCCTCGAAGACGCGGACCCCGAGAACGTGCTCGTCCTCTCGGCGGTCAGCGCCCCCGCGGGCCTCCTCCGCGTTCGCGAGGCGATTCCCGAGGCGGACCTCCTCACCGTCTCCATCGACGACCACCTCGACGACGACGGCTTCATCGTCCCCGGCCTCGGCGACGCCGGTGACCGCGCGTTCCGCACGAAGTAA
- the hisI gene encoding phosphoribosyl-AMP cyclohydrolase: MTVEVDFGAEGLVPAIAQDADSGEVLMLAYVSPEALERTRETGRAHYYSRSRDELWEKGATSGHVQHVEEVRVDCDADTLLYLVDQDGGACHTGHRSCFYRTVEGDHVGERVFDPDEVYDDE; the protein is encoded by the coding sequence ATGACCGTCGAGGTAGATTTCGGAGCCGAGGGCCTCGTCCCCGCCATCGCACAGGACGCCGACTCCGGCGAGGTGTTGATGCTGGCGTACGTCTCGCCCGAGGCGCTCGAACGCACCCGCGAGACGGGGCGCGCTCACTACTACTCCCGGAGCCGTGACGAACTCTGGGAGAAGGGAGCGACGAGCGGCCACGTCCAACACGTCGAGGAGGTGCGCGTCGACTGTGACGCCGACACCCTCCTCTATCTCGTCGATCAGGACGGCGGCGCCTGCCACACCGGCCACCGCTCCTGTTTCTACCGCACCGTCGAGGGCGACCACGTCGGGGAGCGCGTCTTCGACCCCGACGAGGTGTACGACGACGAATGA
- the lpdA gene encoding dihydrolipoyl dehydrogenase: MVATEATTDPEVLVIGAGPGGYVAAIRAAQRGLDVTLVERDALGGVCLNRGCIPSKAYVTATDVAHDAATAEEMGIHADPVVDLAAMCDWKDGVVDRLTGGVEKLCKANGVTLVEGTASFVDGETVRVDDGDETDTLSFDHCIVATGSRPLELPGFPFAADPVLDAAAALELSSVPDRLVVVGAGYIGMELSTVFAKLGTDVTIVEALDSVLPGYEDDVARVVRKRAESLGVDFHFGERATGWRDAADGGIVVTTESDDGTESTHGADRVLVAVGRTPVTDALDPENAGLEPTENGALETDERCETAVDGIYAVGDVAGEPMLAHVASAEGVVAAEAIAGEPAAFDAQAIPAAVFTDPEIATVGLTESEAEAEGFDPVVGEMPLRSSGRALTTGDTEGFVRVVASADGFLIGAQIVAPEASELIAEPTLGIEMGATLEDVAATIHTHPTLSEAVMEAAENALGQAIHTLNR, encoded by the coding sequence ATGGTCGCTACCGAAGCCACGACGGACCCCGAGGTACTGGTCATCGGCGCGGGACCGGGCGGCTACGTCGCCGCCATCCGTGCCGCACAGCGCGGCCTCGACGTGACGCTGGTCGAACGCGACGCCCTCGGCGGCGTCTGCCTCAACCGTGGCTGTATCCCCTCGAAGGCGTACGTCACGGCGACCGACGTGGCCCACGACGCCGCGACGGCGGAGGAGATGGGTATCCACGCCGACCCCGTCGTCGACCTCGCGGCGATGTGTGACTGGAAAGACGGCGTCGTCGACCGACTCACCGGCGGCGTCGAGAAACTCTGCAAGGCAAACGGCGTCACCCTCGTCGAGGGCACGGCGTCGTTCGTCGACGGCGAGACGGTGCGGGTCGACGACGGCGACGAGACGGACACGCTCTCTTTCGACCACTGCATCGTCGCCACCGGGAGTCGCCCCCTCGAACTGCCGGGCTTTCCGTTCGCCGCCGACCCCGTCCTTGACGCGGCGGCGGCGCTCGAACTGTCTTCCGTCCCCGACCGCCTCGTCGTCGTCGGCGCGGGCTACATCGGGATGGAGCTGTCGACGGTGTTCGCGAAGCTCGGGACCGACGTGACCATCGTGGAGGCACTCGATAGCGTCCTGCCGGGCTACGAGGACGACGTGGCGCGCGTGGTGCGAAAGCGTGCCGAGTCGCTGGGCGTCGACTTCCACTTCGGGGAGCGCGCGACGGGGTGGCGCGACGCCGCCGACGGCGGTATCGTCGTCACTACCGAGTCCGACGACGGCACGGAGTCGACCCACGGCGCCGACCGCGTCCTCGTCGCGGTGGGGCGAACGCCCGTCACCGACGCGCTCGACCCCGAGAACGCGGGGCTCGAGCCGACCGAGAACGGCGCACTCGAGACGGACGAGCGCTGCGAGACGGCGGTGGACGGCATCTACGCCGTCGGCGACGTGGCGGGCGAACCGATGCTCGCCCACGTCGCGTCGGCCGAGGGCGTCGTCGCCGCGGAGGCCATCGCCGGTGAGCCTGCGGCGTTCGACGCGCAGGCGATTCCCGCCGCGGTGTTCACCGACCCCGAGATTGCGACGGTCGGCCTGACCGAATCGGAAGCCGAGGCGGAGGGGTTCGACCCCGTCGTGGGCGAGATGCCGCTTCGGTCCAGCGGGCGGGCGCTCACCACGGGCGACACCGAGGGGTTCGTCCGCGTCGTCGCCAGCGCGGACGGCTTCCTCATCGGCGCCCAAATCGTCGCCCCCGAGGCGTCAGAACTGATAGCGGAGCCGACTCTCGGCATCGAGATGGGGGCGACGCTGGAGGACGTGGCGGCTACGATTCACACCCACCCGACCCTCTCCGAGGCGGTGATGGAGGCCGCCGAAAACGCACTCGGGCAGGCCATCCACACGCTCAACCGATAG
- a CDS encoding amino acid-binding protein: MFDEIMEKFEGSPSQQAVIRLLLERGFSVNDEGRVVSGGIEIPNTGIAREIDVDRRVVDSTTDAILDDPELRRIFQNITAIPSLMDLAPVLDLAVLTVWVDDETESGIVADVTGTIADHDISIRQVISEDPEFVDDPKLYVITDASLPGDLLVEIRELPYVRRLEF, encoded by the coding sequence ATGTTCGACGAGATTATGGAGAAATTCGAGGGGAGCCCGAGCCAGCAGGCGGTGATTCGGCTCCTCCTCGAACGCGGCTTCTCCGTCAACGACGAGGGTCGCGTCGTCTCCGGCGGGATAGAGATTCCCAACACGGGAATCGCCCGCGAAATCGACGTTGACCGGCGGGTGGTCGACTCCACCACCGACGCCATCCTCGACGACCCCGAACTCCGGCGCATCTTCCAGAACATCACCGCCATCCCGAGTCTGATGGACCTCGCGCCCGTTCTCGACTTGGCCGTCCTCACCGTCTGGGTCGACGACGAAACCGAATCGGGCATCGTCGCCGACGTGACGGGGACCATCGCCGACCACGACATCTCCATCCGGCAGGTCATCAGCGAAGACCCCGAGTTCGTCGACGACCCCAAACTGTACGTCATCACGGACGCCAGCCTCCCCGGCGACCTGCTGGTCGAGATTCGAGAACTGCCCTACGTTCGCCGGCTCGAGTTCTGA
- a CDS encoding A24 family peptidase, translated as MLAATTDLLRLLAVPALGWAAWRDVRTRRLPNWLWYPLAAIGVVTLLVDAGAHLPMTGVADRLFFVRVGVSLLVLIPLAYGLWWFGGFGGADAKALMTLALLFPTYPVLYLSTDALPLVATTLGVFSLTVLTNAVLIGLAYPLYLGARNALRGDRSLLMFVGRRTSVTALTHEHGRLFETPEGFTRHGLDLDALRMYLRWRGTTLADLRESPAAHRDPASVDETHDPTDGAVDAEATVGDASADTAPDFDAEYDDPWAAERFLDDIEGSAYGTSPETLREGLRVVTTRDTVWLSPGIPFIVPVFLGLVVGLTYGDLLFGLLRALGLV; from the coding sequence ATGCTCGCGGCGACGACGGACCTGTTGCGACTGCTCGCGGTGCCGGCGCTCGGCTGGGCGGCGTGGCGCGACGTTCGCACGCGGCGCCTCCCCAACTGGCTGTGGTACCCGCTCGCCGCCATCGGCGTGGTGACGCTCCTGGTCGACGCCGGCGCCCACCTCCCGATGACGGGCGTCGCCGACCGCCTGTTCTTCGTCCGCGTCGGCGTCAGCCTCCTCGTCTTGATTCCGCTCGCCTACGGCCTCTGGTGGTTCGGCGGGTTCGGCGGCGCCGACGCCAAGGCGCTGATGACGCTCGCCCTCCTCTTTCCCACCTATCCCGTCCTCTATCTCTCGACCGACGCCCTGCCGCTCGTGGCGACGACGCTCGGCGTGTTCTCGCTGACCGTGCTGACCAACGCGGTGCTCATCGGGTTGGCCTACCCGCTCTATCTCGGCGCTCGGAACGCACTCCGCGGCGACCGCTCACTGCTCATGTTCGTCGGGCGGCGAACCTCGGTGACTGCGCTCACCCACGAGCACGGCCGACTGTTCGAGACGCCCGAGGGGTTCACTCGCCACGGCCTCGACCTCGACGCCCTCCGAATGTACCTGCGGTGGCGGGGGACGACGCTTGCCGACCTCCGCGAGTCGCCCGCGGCCCACCGCGACCCCGCGAGCGTCGACGAGACACACGACCCGACCGACGGCGCCGTCGACGCCGAGGCGACAGTCGGGGACGCGTCGGCCGACACCGCCCCCGACTTCGACGCCGAGTACGACGACCCGTGGGCCGCCGAGCGCTTCCTCGACGATATCGAGGGCTCGGCCTACGGCACCTCGCCCGAGACGCTCCGCGAGGGGCTTCGCGTCGTGACCACCCGTGACACCGTCTGGCTCTCGCCGGGCATCCCGTTCATCGTCCCCGTCTTCCTCGGGTTGGTGGTCGGGCTGACGTACGGCGACCTGCTGTTCGGACTGCTTCGGGCGCTCGGACTGGTCTGA
- the hisB gene encoding imidazoleglycerol-phosphate dehydratase HisB, whose amino-acid sequence MDRTAARTRETAETTIEVTLDVDGEGDARVDTGIGFFDHMLESFAKHGLFDLTVDCDGDLHIDDHHTVEDVALVVGAAFEDALGDKRGIRRFADRRIPLDEAVASVVLDVSGRPLFRFDGEFSEERVGEFTTVMARHFARSLAMEAGLTLHAEVTGENAHHEVEALFKALARTLDDATRIDERRSDTPSTKGEL is encoded by the coding sequence ATGGACCGCACCGCCGCCCGGACCCGCGAAACCGCGGAGACGACCATCGAGGTGACCCTCGACGTGGACGGCGAGGGCGACGCCCGCGTCGACACGGGTATCGGCTTCTTCGACCACATGCTCGAGTCGTTCGCCAAGCACGGCCTGTTCGACCTGACCGTCGACTGCGACGGTGACCTCCACATCGACGACCACCATACCGTCGAGGACGTGGCGCTGGTCGTCGGCGCGGCCTTCGAGGACGCCCTCGGCGACAAGCGGGGCATCCGCCGCTTCGCCGACCGCCGAATCCCCCTCGACGAAGCCGTCGCGTCTGTCGTCCTCGACGTGAGCGGGCGCCCCCTCTTTCGCTTCGACGGCGAGTTCTCCGAGGAGCGCGTCGGCGAGTTCACGACGGTCATGGCCCGGCACTTCGCGCGCTCGCTGGCGATGGAAGCCGGCCTCACGCTCCACGCCGAGGTGACCGGCGAGAACGCCCACCACGAGGTGGAGGCGCTGTTCAAGGCGCTCGCGCGCACCCTGGACGACGCCACCCGAATCGACGAGCGTCGCTCGGACACGCCGAGCACGAAGGGCGAACTGTAG
- the glmM gene encoding phosphoglucosamine mutase translates to MELFGSSGTRGVVGETFTPTLVRDVSAAAAAVWDADRVAVARDTRDSGEAFTDVAAGTLTAAGADVDRLGILPTPAVSYYCEREGVPAVHITASHNPPEYNGIKLLGADGTELSVDGYGRVEDRIFAETESLAAWDAVGTSRPVDGVAADYRADMRAGVDTDAIADADLTVAIDPGHGAGSAVSPDFVRELGCAVRTVNADPDGRFPGRDPEPVPENLGALRRLVRSTDADVGVAHDGDADRAIFVDETGAMIDGDTSFAALAAAELAAGDTVVAAVNVSQRVVDAVDAAGASLELTPIGAAHIVTRVRKCREAGQKVPIAGEGNGGVFFPGHRLTRDGPYIAAKFLERLAAADAPASEVVAPYAGYHLVRDAVEYDGDAERDRLLDAAEAYAREADADLNTTDGYRLDYGDAWVLVRPSGTEPKVRIYAEAREKERAATLVDDVHAHLTD, encoded by the coding sequence ATGGAACTGTTCGGGTCGAGCGGGACGCGCGGCGTCGTCGGGGAGACGTTCACGCCGACGCTCGTTCGCGACGTGTCGGCGGCGGCCGCGGCCGTCTGGGACGCCGACCGGGTCGCCGTCGCTCGGGACACGCGCGACTCGGGTGAGGCGTTCACCGACGTCGCCGCCGGGACGCTCACCGCGGCCGGCGCCGACGTGGACCGACTGGGCATTCTCCCCACGCCCGCCGTCTCCTACTACTGCGAGCGCGAGGGCGTGCCCGCCGTCCACATCACCGCCTCCCACAACCCGCCGGAGTACAACGGCATCAAACTCCTCGGCGCGGACGGGACGGAGCTGTCCGTCGACGGCTACGGGCGCGTCGAAGACCGGATTTTCGCAGAGACCGAGTCGCTCGCGGCGTGGGACGCGGTGGGGACGAGTCGCCCCGTCGACGGCGTGGCCGCGGACTACCGGGCCGACATGCGGGCCGGTGTCGACACCGACGCCATCGCGGACGCCGACCTCACCGTCGCCATCGACCCCGGCCACGGCGCTGGGTCGGCCGTGTCGCCAGACTTCGTCCGCGAACTCGGCTGTGCGGTCCGGACGGTCAACGCTGACCCGGACGGGCGCTTCCCCGGCCGCGACCCGGAACCGGTGCCCGAGAACCTCGGCGCGCTCCGACGGCTCGTCCGCTCGACGGACGCCGACGTGGGGGTCGCACACGACGGCGACGCCGACCGGGCCATCTTCGTCGACGAGACGGGGGCGATGATAGACGGCGACACCTCCTTCGCCGCGCTCGCTGCCGCCGAACTCGCGGCGGGCGACACCGTCGTCGCCGCGGTCAACGTCTCCCAGCGAGTCGTCGACGCTGTCGACGCCGCGGGCGCGAGTCTCGAACTCACGCCCATCGGCGCGGCACACATCGTCACGCGGGTGCGGAAGTGTCGCGAAGCGGGGCAAAAGGTGCCAATCGCGGGCGAGGGCAACGGCGGCGTGTTCTTCCCGGGCCATCGCCTGACGCGGGACGGTCCCTACATCGCCGCGAAGTTCCTCGAACGCCTCGCCGCGGCCGACGCGCCCGCGAGCGAGGTGGTCGCCCCCTACGCCGGCTACCACCTCGTCCGCGACGCGGTCGAGTACGACGGCGACGCGGAGCGTGACCGCCTCCTCGACGCCGCGGAGGCGTACGCCCGCGAGGCCGACGCCGACCTGAACACGACCGACGGCTATCGGCTCGACTACGGGGACGCGTGGGTGCTCGTCCGGCCGAGCGGGACCGAACCCAAGGTCCGTATCTACGCCGAAGCGCGCGAAAAAGAGCGGGCGGCGACGCTCGTCGACGATGTGCACGCGCACCTGACCGACTAA
- the glyA gene encoding serine hydroxymethyltransferase, with translation MTPTHTHLRDTDPDVAEAIAGEERRQENNLEMIASENHVSEAVMEAQGSVMTNKYAEGYPGERYYGGCEHMDTVENLAIDRAKQLFGAEHVNVQPHSGTQANMGVYFAMLDPGDKIMSLDLNHGGHLSHGHHVNFSGQLYEVEQYGVDPETGYIDYDEVAEQAAEFGPDIIVSGSSAYPREFEWDRLSAIADDVDAHHLADIAHITGLVAAGIHSSPVGSADFVTGSTHKTIRAGRGGMIMTTDEHADAVDKAIFPGGQGGPLMHNIAGKAVGFGEALESDFVDYAEQVVSNAKTLADVFTDAGIQPVSGGTDKHLLLLDLRESHPDLTGEEAEDALDDVGITVNKNTVPGETRSPFVTSGIRVGTPALTTRGFDDDAMATVGELIVERLNNPDDADVASEIRDEVDRLCAEFPVYE, from the coding sequence GTGACACCGACGCATACGCACCTTCGGGACACCGACCCCGATGTCGCCGAAGCCATCGCTGGAGAGGAGCGCCGTCAGGAGAACAACTTGGAGATGATCGCCTCGGAGAATCACGTCTCCGAAGCGGTGATGGAGGCCCAGGGAAGCGTCATGACGAACAAGTACGCGGAGGGCTATCCGGGCGAGCGCTACTACGGTGGCTGCGAGCACATGGACACCGTCGAGAACCTCGCCATCGACCGCGCGAAGCAGCTGTTCGGCGCCGAGCACGTCAACGTCCAGCCCCACAGCGGGACGCAGGCGAACATGGGCGTCTACTTCGCGATGCTCGACCCGGGCGACAAGATCATGTCGCTCGACCTGAACCACGGCGGCCATCTGAGCCACGGCCACCACGTCAACTTCTCCGGTCAGCTCTACGAGGTCGAACAGTACGGCGTCGACCCCGAGACGGGCTACATCGACTACGACGAGGTAGCGGAGCAGGCCGCCGAGTTCGGCCCCGACATCATCGTCAGCGGGTCCTCGGCATACCCCCGCGAGTTCGAGTGGGACCGCCTCTCCGCCATCGCCGACGACGTCGACGCCCACCACCTCGCCGACATCGCCCACATCACCGGGCTGGTGGCCGCGGGGATTCACTCCTCGCCGGTCGGCTCCGCCGACTTCGTCACCGGGAGCACGCACAAGACCATCCGCGCCGGCCGCGGCGGGATGATAATGACGACCGACGAGCACGCCGACGCGGTGGACAAGGCCATCTTCCCCGGCGGGCAGGGCGGCCCCCTGATGCACAACATCGCGGGCAAAGCGGTCGGCTTCGGCGAGGCACTCGAATCCGACTTCGTCGACTACGCGGAGCAGGTGGTCTCCAACGCCAAGACGCTCGCCGACGTGTTCACCGACGCGGGCATCCAGCCAGTCTCCGGCGGCACGGACAAACACCTCCTCCTCCTCGACCTGCGCGAGTCCCACCCCGACCTGACGGGCGAGGAGGCCGAGGACGCCCTCGACGACGTGGGCATCACCGTCAACAAGAACACGGTGCCCGGCGAGACGCGGTCGCCGTTCGTCACCAGCGGCATTCGCGTCGGGACGCCCGCGCTCACCACCCGTGGCTTCGACGACGACGCCATGGCGACGGTGGGCGAGCTCATCGTCGAACGCCTGAACAACCCCGACGACGCGGACGTGGCGAGCGAGATTCGGGACGAGGTCGACCGCCTCTGTGCCGAGTTCCCCGTCTACGAGTAA
- the hisA gene encoding 1-(5-phosphoribosyl)-5-[(5-phosphoribosylamino)methylideneamino]imidazole-4-carboxamide isomerase — protein sequence MPQFSTFEVIPAVDMQDGEVVQLVQGERGTETRYGDPVEAATRWVDAGARTLHLVDLDGAFEGERANADAVEAVVDAVDVPVQLGGGIRTAEDAISLLDRGVDRVILGTAAVENPDIVREISEERPGSVVVSLDAKGDEVVVSGWTEGTGLDPVEAAGRYADLGAAAILFTDVDVEGTRDGVRADRIERLADAVDIPVIASGGVATLDDVRACREAGAAAVVVGTALYEGAFTLAEAMDA from the coding sequence ATGCCCCAGTTCTCGACGTTCGAGGTGATTCCCGCCGTCGACATGCAGGACGGCGAGGTGGTGCAACTGGTACAGGGAGAGCGAGGGACCGAGACGCGCTACGGCGACCCCGTCGAGGCGGCGACGCGGTGGGTCGACGCCGGCGCGCGCACCCTCCATCTGGTCGACCTCGACGGCGCCTTCGAGGGGGAACGCGCCAACGCCGACGCCGTCGAGGCCGTCGTCGACGCCGTGGACGTGCCCGTCCAACTCGGTGGCGGCATCCGCACCGCCGAAGACGCCATCTCTCTGCTCGACCGGGGCGTCGACCGGGTGATCCTCGGGACGGCCGCCGTCGAGAACCCCGACATCGTCCGCGAGATCAGCGAGGAACGGCCGGGGAGCGTCGTTGTCAGCCTCGACGCGAAAGGCGACGAGGTGGTCGTCTCGGGGTGGACCGAAGGGACGGGCCTCGACCCCGTCGAGGCCGCGGGGCGGTACGCCGACCTCGGCGCGGCGGCCATCCTCTTCACCGACGTTGACGTGGAGGGGACACGTGACGGCGTGCGCGCCGACCGCATCGAACGCCTCGCCGACGCCGTGGATATTCCCGTCATCGCCAGCGGTGGCGTCGCGACGCTGGACGACGTGCGGGCGTGTCGCGAGGCGGGCGCCGCGGCCGTCGTCGTCGGCACCGCGCTCTACGAGGGGGCGTTCACCCTCGCCGAGGCGATGGACGCGTAG
- the fer gene encoding ferredoxin Fer, giving the protein MPTVEYLNYEVLDDQGWDMDDDDLFEKAADSDLGEEDYGSLEVNEGEYVLEAAEAQGYDWPFSCRAGACANCAAIVKEGDLDMDMQQILSDEEVEEKNVRLTCIGSPTADEVKLVFNAKHLDYLQNRVI; this is encoded by the coding sequence ATGCCCACGGTAGAATACCTCAATTACGAAGTGCTGGACGATCAGGGCTGGGACATGGACGACGACGACCTCTTCGAGAAGGCCGCCGACTCCGACCTCGGTGAAGAGGACTACGGCTCGCTCGAAGTCAACGAGGGCGAGTACGTCCTCGAAGCGGCCGAGGCCCAGGGCTACGACTGGCCCTTCTCGTGCCGCGCCGGCGCCTGTGCGAACTGTGCCGCCATCGTCAAGGAGGGCGATCTGGACATGGACATGCAGCAGATCCTCTCCGACGAGGAAGTCGAGGAGAAGAACGTTCGGCTGACCTGCATCGGCAGCCCGACGGCGGACGAGGTCAAACTCGTCTTCAACGCGAAGCACCTCGACTACCTCCAGAACCGCGTCATCTAA
- a CDS encoding DUF7118 family protein: MSEGTDHADRLREAYQRLTDARDAVADHGEDRLRAVRDAHTEATDLLDRYEETATGTGDFQSFVEFQESFVQLVEGLPDDLLARDAFEAANEHLDQRRLDEGDFERARELLGPATEYTALLSERERAEERYETVEREAERRLRDLEDRIDHLTRLQRLGDADLDAPVENLRDPVEDYNETVREAWQEFRREASAREVFRVVEASQAYPLAAFPSPPPDIREYVETYDAGMEPIPTLLTYADYSASKLDHYVDDPGALRTRVATHRTYLERLDADPLTVAWPPASASHLRHRAGELVSVVARFADDDAIAAARHLRRLPDQVDYERLREAALARDELDADERERLTSGEVEADLAAAREERDRIATALDEYAV, translated from the coding sequence ATGAGCGAGGGCACCGACCACGCCGACCGACTCCGCGAGGCGTATCAACGCCTGACCGACGCTCGCGACGCCGTCGCGGACCACGGCGAGGACCGCCTGCGCGCGGTGCGAGACGCCCACACCGAGGCGACGGACCTCCTCGACCGCTACGAGGAGACAGCGACCGGCACCGGCGACTTCCAGTCGTTCGTCGAGTTTCAGGAGTCGTTCGTCCAGCTGGTCGAGGGCCTCCCCGACGACTTGCTTGCCCGCGACGCGTTCGAGGCGGCCAACGAGCATCTCGACCAGCGCCGACTCGACGAGGGCGACTTCGAGCGCGCCCGCGAGCTGCTCGGCCCGGCGACGGAGTACACCGCGCTGCTCTCGGAGCGCGAACGCGCCGAAGAGCGGTACGAGACCGTCGAACGCGAGGCCGAGCGGCGACTGCGCGACCTCGAGGACCGAATCGACCACCTGACGCGCCTCCAGCGACTCGGTGACGCCGACCTCGACGCCCCCGTCGAGAACCTGCGCGACCCGGTCGAGGACTACAACGAGACGGTGCGCGAGGCGTGGCAGGAATTCCGACGCGAGGCCAGCGCTCGCGAGGTGTTCCGGGTCGTCGAGGCGAGTCAGGCCTACCCCCTCGCCGCCTTTCCCTCGCCGCCGCCGGACATCCGGGAGTACGTCGAGACGTACGACGCCGGGATGGAGCCGATTCCTACGCTCCTCACGTACGCCGACTACTCCGCCTCGAAACTCGACCACTACGTCGACGACCCCGGCGCGCTCCGGACGCGCGTCGCGACCCACAGGACCTATCTGGAGCGCCTCGACGCCGACCCGCTGACGGTGGCGTGGCCGCCCGCGAGCGCCTCCCACCTCCGCCACCGCGCGGGCGAACTCGTCTCGGTCGTCGCGCGCTTCGCGGACGATGACGCCATCGCCGCCGCGCGTCACCTCCGGCGACTCCCCGACCAAGTCGACTACGAGCGCCTGCGGGAGGCGGCGCTCGCCCGCGACGAACTCGACGCCGACGAGCGCGAGCGACTGACGAGTGGCGAGGTCGAAGCCGACTTGGCCGCCGCTCGCGAGGAACGCGACCGGATAGCGACAGCGCTCGACGAGTACGCGGTGTGA